In Streptomyces dangxiongensis, one DNA window encodes the following:
- the argC gene encoding N-acetyl-gamma-glutamyl-phosphate reductase: MIRVGIVGASGLAGGELIRLVSQHPELELTFLGGNSSAGRRPAQLHPGLRLDLGLTVERVTVDAVAERCDVVFLATPAPASAELAALLADRVPCVIDLSGAFRIRTTRLHERWYPKAARSEELADRFVYGVPELVGDQLADAPLISVPGCYATAITLGLAPLTLGLGLNLRTVVVDGKSGSSGGGLQLRVPDLHPLRNGAIAPYAPTGHRHAAEVSDFLEHSKPGTVGSLTMSAYGVSHVRGLLASAYVFTDDEVDGRELQRAYLRFYKGQPFVRVRRHTETLIPVPDPQAVLGSNFCDVTVLHDDEGGRIVVLAALDNLVKGAAGQALQAMNKRFRLPEETGLTMQPVMPA; this comes from the coding sequence ATGATCCGCGTGGGAATCGTCGGCGCCTCCGGGCTCGCCGGCGGTGAACTGATCAGGCTGGTGAGCCAGCACCCGGAACTCGAACTGACCTTCCTCGGCGGCAATTCCAGCGCCGGCCGACGCCCGGCCCAGCTACATCCCGGGCTCCGTCTCGACCTGGGTCTGACCGTCGAACGCGTCACGGTGGACGCCGTGGCCGAGCGGTGCGACGTGGTGTTCCTCGCCACGCCCGCTCCGGCCTCGGCCGAACTGGCCGCGCTCCTCGCCGACCGCGTCCCCTGCGTGATCGACTTGAGCGGCGCCTTCCGTATCCGCACCACCCGGCTGCACGAGCGCTGGTACCCCAAGGCCGCGCGGTCGGAGGAACTCGCCGACCGCTTCGTCTACGGCGTACCGGAACTCGTCGGCGACCAACTGGCCGACGCCCCGCTGATCTCCGTACCCGGCTGCTACGCCACGGCGATCACCCTCGGGCTCGCCCCGCTGACCCTCGGTCTCGGCCTGAACCTGAGGACCGTGGTCGTGGACGGCAAGAGCGGCTCCAGCGGCGGCGGTCTACAGCTACGCGTCCCCGACCTGCACCCGCTGCGCAACGGCGCCATCGCACCGTACGCCCCCACCGGGCACCGGCACGCCGCCGAGGTCAGCGACTTCCTGGAGCACAGCAAGCCGGGCACCGTCGGTTCGCTGACCATGTCGGCGTACGGGGTGTCACACGTACGCGGACTGCTCGCCAGCGCCTACGTCTTCACCGACGACGAGGTGGACGGCCGCGAGCTGCAACGGGCCTACCTGCGCTTCTACAAGGGGCAGCCGTTCGTGCGGGTGCGGCGGCACACCGAGACGCTGATCCCGGTACCCGACCCGCAGGCGGTCCTGGGCTCCAACTTCTGCGACGTGACGGTCCTGCACGACGACGAAGGCGGCCGGATCGTCGTCCTCGCCGCCCTCGACAACCTCGTCAAGGGCGCGGCGGGCCAGGCCCTCCAGGCCATGAACAAGCGATTCCGGCTGCCCGAGGAGACAGGCCTGACGATGCAGCCGGTGATGCCCGCATGA
- a CDS encoding ATP-grasp domain-containing protein, which yields MTLRVAIVADRVGWEERELIRRAPDLGLQVDWVNDESLCLGDVEAPSIDGYDALLIRSRSYTRGGLLATLAEASGVRVLNSADAVHACENKLVLRAVLRSAGVPVPDFRLALSRKDFTRALDELGLPAVLKPVYGGMGKRVTLVRDADLAQSVYDYVEDLGHAFEQACLVEPYLGGGSVRCLVVGREIVAAAEFESAGADWRSNAALGNQSRALAHDPEVQKLVDGVVDRLGEGIYGVDLFKTPSGHLVNEVNHAPAWRGVASTTGVDIPSAIARHLQEILA from the coding sequence ATGACCCTGAGAGTCGCCATCGTCGCGGACCGGGTCGGCTGGGAGGAACGCGAACTCATCCGGCGCGCACCGGACCTGGGCCTCCAGGTCGACTGGGTCAATGACGAGTCCCTGTGCCTCGGGGACGTCGAGGCCCCGTCGATCGACGGCTACGACGCCCTGCTGATCCGCAGCCGCAGCTACACCCGGGGCGGGCTGCTCGCCACCCTGGCCGAGGCGAGCGGCGTACGCGTCCTCAACTCCGCCGACGCCGTCCACGCCTGCGAGAACAAGCTGGTGCTGCGCGCCGTGCTGCGCTCCGCCGGCGTGCCGGTGCCGGACTTCCGGCTCGCCCTGTCCCGCAAGGACTTCACGCGGGCGCTCGACGAGCTGGGCCTGCCGGCGGTGCTCAAGCCGGTCTACGGCGGGATGGGCAAACGCGTCACCCTCGTCCGGGACGCCGACCTGGCGCAGTCCGTCTACGACTATGTCGAGGACCTCGGCCACGCCTTCGAGCAGGCCTGCCTGGTCGAGCCGTATCTGGGTGGCGGCTCGGTCCGGTGCCTGGTCGTCGGCCGGGAGATCGTCGCCGCGGCCGAGTTCGAGAGCGCCGGGGCCGACTGGCGCAGCAACGCGGCGCTCGGCAACCAGAGCCGCGCCCTCGCCCATGACCCCGAGGTCCAGAAGCTCGTCGACGGTGTCGTGGACCGGCTCGGCGAGGGGATCTACGGAGTCGATCTCTTCAAGACGCCATCGGGCCACCTCGTCAACGAGGTCAACCACGCCCCCGCCTGGCGGGGGGTGGCGTCGACCACGGGAGTGGACATCCCGTCGGCCATCGCCCGTCACCTGCAGGAGATACTCGCATGA
- a CDS encoding lysine biosynthesis protein LysW, which produces MSTATLAGECPECETDLTVPPMVQGETLSCPECMLTLRVEEIQDGRLSLQMVEVQLRDWGQ; this is translated from the coding sequence ATGTCCACCGCCACCCTCGCCGGCGAGTGCCCCGAGTGCGAGACCGACCTGACCGTGCCGCCGATGGTTCAGGGCGAGACCCTCTCCTGCCCCGAGTGCATGCTCACGCTGCGCGTGGAGGAGATCCAGGACGGCCGGCTGTCCCTCCAGATGGTCGAGGTACAGCTGCGCGACTGGGGCCAGTGA
- a CDS encoding ScbR family autoregulator-binding transcription factor, with translation MRQDRAIRTRKLILENMAILFNEVGYDAATIAALVERTGLTRGALYFHFASKEDMARAVLDEAVTREGLSPQAFKLQEWVDLGLLLAHRLPREPILRAAVRLAVDPKARRLFGTRWPDWVAVGDELLSEAKVNGELLAHADPAAVSRAVVGAWTGVQLVTEVLEEKLDLSQEIAGLYQLLLPSIVTPVVLAKLDLSPYRAERLLLRENGGEQAPDHE, from the coding sequence GTGAGGCAAGACAGGGCGATTCGCACTCGCAAGCTCATCCTGGAAAACATGGCGATCTTGTTCAACGAGGTTGGGTACGACGCCGCGACGATCGCCGCACTGGTCGAACGGACAGGACTGACCCGGGGAGCCCTGTATTTCCACTTCGCCTCCAAGGAGGACATGGCGCGTGCCGTGCTGGACGAGGCGGTGACCCGCGAGGGGCTCAGCCCACAGGCGTTCAAGCTGCAGGAGTGGGTGGACCTGGGATTGCTGCTGGCCCACCGGCTGCCCAGGGAGCCGATACTGCGCGCCGCCGTCCGGCTGGCCGTCGACCCCAAGGCGCGCAGGCTGTTCGGCACGCGGTGGCCGGACTGGGTCGCGGTCGGGGACGAATTGCTCAGCGAGGCCAAGGTGAACGGCGAACTGCTCGCGCACGCCGACCCCGCCGCCGTCTCGCGAGCGGTCGTCGGCGCGTGGACCGGGGTCCAGCTGGTGACGGAGGTCCTGGAGGAGAAGCTGGACCTGTCCCAGGAGATCGCGGGCCTGTATCAGCTACTGCTCCCCAGCATCGTCACCCCGGTGGTGCTGGCGAAGCTCGACCTGTCGCCCTACCGGGCGGAGCGACTCCTGCTGCGGGAGAACGGCGGAGAGCAGGCTCCCGACCACGAGTGA
- a CDS encoding response regulator transcription factor produces the protein MAVHAAQLDTTRVLVVGDDAGTAEARVRELRRQGYFARSVDTGAEALSAHQQSDLVLLDLDLPDIDGLEVCRSIREAGDKPIISVTARNTELDRVLALQAGADDCVVTSCGTREMLARIEAVLRRARPRPDEPGTLCLGPLRIDSGTREIRLHGRPVNLTAKEFELLHTLAATPGSVISRKELMARVWETTWADSSRTIDTHVRSLRAKLGANSWIITVRGVGYRMGHG, from the coding sequence ATGGCAGTGCACGCAGCGCAACTGGACACGACCCGCGTCCTGGTGGTCGGCGATGACGCCGGCACGGCCGAGGCGAGGGTGCGAGAGCTGCGTCGGCAGGGGTACTTCGCGAGGAGCGTCGACACCGGGGCCGAAGCGCTGAGCGCCCATCAGCAGTCGGATCTGGTCCTGCTCGACCTCGATCTTCCCGACATCGACGGTCTCGAGGTCTGCCGGTCGATACGGGAGGCCGGCGACAAGCCCATCATCTCCGTGACGGCCCGCAACACCGAACTGGACCGGGTCCTCGCCCTCCAGGCCGGGGCGGACGACTGCGTGGTGACCTCGTGCGGCACGCGCGAGATGCTGGCGCGCATCGAAGCCGTGCTGCGCCGGGCTCGCCCCCGGCCGGACGAGCCCGGGACCCTCTGCCTCGGCCCGCTGCGCATCGACAGCGGAACGCGTGAGATCCGTCTGCACGGCCGGCCGGTGAACCTCACCGCCAAGGAATTCGAGTTGCTGCACACACTGGCCGCGACCCCCGGAAGCGTCATTTCACGCAAAGAATTGATGGCGCGGGTCTGGGAGACCACGTGGGCGGATTCCAGTCGCACCATCGACACACACGTACGCAGCCTGCGGGCGAAGCTCGGTGCCAATTCCTGGATCATCACGGTCCGCGGTGTCGGTTACCGCATGGGACACGGCTGA
- a CDS encoding isopropylmalate synthase yields MAVEEHGGSLSRLPRLSDATLRDSAHMAGVEFGPKDAAIIANLLVKTGIELVEVGMVSGPGSKDADLVLATHEAVGPERSMTLVVVRDRQQVAKALDEAERLGVRHIMYSIPTSEQHAQLKLGSPSAKFLHTLARSAISQAKERGFHVTFSGEDGARTPKERLVPYVTAGFEAGADRFRLAETVACLSPWQMEEVIAGLTAIDGSEIEIHSHNMLGMAVANSLAAVRAGAQWISATVGGIGERGGNAPLAELLTSLRVVHGDTRFDLSHLTELSRVALEGAGLGDAFQSGPTTPHAFAYELPGQLTHPEAYETLPAELVGNARELRVRTRLTPALVKWALTDSGVSVDIDTFTPWLTERQERDGGPLLDRDTIRKAAVDFQAA; encoded by the coding sequence ATGGCAGTAGAAGAGCACGGGGGAAGCCTTTCGAGGCTGCCTCGTCTGTCTGACGCAACCCTGCGGGACTCCGCGCACATGGCCGGCGTCGAGTTCGGCCCCAAGGATGCCGCGATCATCGCGAACCTGCTGGTGAAGACCGGCATCGAACTCGTCGAGGTCGGCATGGTGTCCGGTCCGGGCTCCAAGGACGCCGACCTCGTCCTCGCCACCCATGAGGCCGTCGGCCCCGAGCGCAGCATGACGCTCGTCGTGGTGCGCGACCGCCAGCAGGTCGCGAAGGCCCTCGACGAGGCCGAACGCCTGGGGGTACGGCACATCATGTACTCCATCCCCACCTCCGAGCAGCACGCGCAGCTCAAGCTCGGCTCGCCCAGTGCCAAGTTCCTGCACACGTTGGCCCGTTCGGCGATCTCGCAGGCCAAGGAGCGCGGCTTCCACGTCACCTTCAGCGGCGAGGACGGCGCCCGTACGCCCAAGGAGCGCCTCGTCCCCTATGTCACCGCCGGCTTCGAGGCGGGGGCCGACCGGTTCCGGCTCGCCGAGACCGTCGCGTGCCTCTCGCCCTGGCAGATGGAGGAGGTCATCGCCGGCCTCACCGCGATCGACGGCTCCGAGATCGAGATCCACTCGCACAACATGCTGGGCATGGCCGTCGCCAACTCCCTCGCCGCCGTCCGCGCGGGCGCGCAGTGGATCTCGGCGACCGTCGGCGGCATCGGTGAACGCGGCGGCAACGCCCCGCTCGCCGAGCTGCTCACCTCGCTGCGCGTCGTCCACGGCGACACCCGCTTCGACCTGAGCCACCTCACCGAACTGTCGCGCGTCGCCCTCGAGGGCGCCGGCCTCGGCGACGCCTTCCAGTCGGGGCCGACCACACCGCACGCCTTCGCCTACGAACTGCCGGGCCAGCTCACCCACCCGGAGGCGTACGAGACGCTCCCCGCCGAACTCGTCGGCAACGCCCGCGAGCTGCGGGTCCGCACGCGCCTCACCCCTGCCCTCGTCAAGTGGGCACTGACCGACTCGGGTGTCTCCGTCGACATCGACACCTTCACCCCTTGGCTCACCGAGCGCCAGGAGCGCGACGGAGGTCCGCTGCTCGACCGGGACACGATCCGCAAGGCCGCCGTCGACTTCCAGGCCGCCTGA
- a CDS encoding acyl-CoA dehydrogenase family protein, producing MEMPHSPTGDWARERARRVAEPTAADRDRERRWDPRLFAELAAAGHGPGLIGPLVPRDLGGGGLSATQTVALLAGLGEGARDPGLALSVGVHAVLATVPLRAFGSPRQRQRYLPRMASGEWIGALSLQQTQGASVAPAVTARPAAEGSRGWVLTGELDLVAGAPVAHHFLVIAAHDDGGRTAFVVDRATPGLRVGEAGPAAMATCPWGRLVLDDCAVPDTAVLGTVGGAAGEAEPLLAVLDWVFSSAPWLGLIRALTRDAVEGARERRLFGRPLHHDQSVRFTLADLAARCELAEGMLYRAAEQFDSGARPSHRDAAAARLFVADAVRTVTDAAARLSGPLGLDSGHLIGRAHRDALFFAGTGGGTEVLRPVIAASLLDLGRPC from the coding sequence ATGGAAATGCCGCATTCCCCCACGGGCGACTGGGCCCGGGAGCGCGCCCGCCGCGTCGCGGAACCGACCGCCGCCGACCGCGACCGTGAACGCCGCTGGGACCCACGACTCTTCGCCGAACTGGCCGCGGCCGGGCACGGCCCGGGCCTCATCGGCCCACTGGTACCGCGCGACCTGGGCGGTGGCGGCCTGTCCGCCACCCAGACGGTCGCCCTTCTGGCGGGGCTCGGCGAGGGGGCCCGGGACCCCGGTCTCGCCCTCTCGGTCGGCGTGCACGCGGTGCTGGCCACCGTGCCGCTGCGCGCCTTCGGCAGCCCCCGGCAACGGCAGCGGTACCTGCCCCGGATGGCGTCCGGCGAGTGGATAGGCGCCCTGTCGCTCCAGCAGACCCAGGGCGCGTCCGTCGCCCCGGCCGTCACCGCCCGGCCCGCCGCGGAGGGCTCACGAGGCTGGGTGCTCACCGGCGAACTGGACCTGGTCGCGGGCGCCCCCGTGGCACATCACTTCCTGGTCATCGCCGCCCACGACGACGGCGGACGGACGGCGTTCGTCGTGGACCGGGCCACCCCGGGACTGCGGGTGGGCGAGGCCGGCCCGGCCGCGATGGCCACTTGCCCCTGGGGCCGGCTGGTCCTGGACGACTGCGCGGTCCCCGACACCGCGGTGCTGGGCACCGTCGGCGGTGCCGCGGGCGAAGCGGAACCGCTTCTCGCGGTGCTGGACTGGGTCTTCTCCAGCGCGCCCTGGCTCGGCCTCATCCGCGCCCTGACCCGGGACGCCGTCGAAGGCGCCCGCGAACGCCGGCTCTTCGGCCGGCCCCTCCACCACGACCAGTCCGTCCGGTTCACCCTGGCGGACCTGGCCGCGCGGTGCGAACTCGCCGAGGGAATGCTGTACCGGGCCGCCGAGCAGTTCGACTCCGGCGCCCGGCCCTCGCACCGCGACGCGGCCGCGGCCCGGCTGTTCGTGGCGGACGCCGTGCGCACGGTCACCGACGCGGCCGCGCGCCTGTCCGGCCCGCTCGGCCTCGACAGCGGCCACCTGATCGGACGCGCCCACCGTGACGCGCTGTTCTTCGCCGGCACCGGAGGCGGCACCGAGGTGCTGCGGCCGGTGATCGCGGCGTCGTTGCTGGATCTCGGCCGACCGTGCTGA
- a CDS encoding amino acid kinase family protein translates to MSATATRRTPTVVKLGGSCLDDLAGPWWDDLARHAQERPLVLVHGWSKPLKRLSARYLEPSAILRDRYGNQSRWTTPEVIEDIKTVSAELGESVLGRLEQRGVTAERLLGSDGLVSAGEGERWWWRDKQLVELENLVGPITGVDPAALKNLQPGHAYLVTPLARNAAGQEVNTDADRAAAALAGATGATDLVLVTDVAHLLIDGEPVRRITARAAAEFRDRGATGGMRKKLRAAGEALEQGVERVVIGSAPVTDLLAARTGTVITRT, encoded by the coding sequence ATGAGCGCGACGGCCACCCGGCGGACCCCGACCGTGGTGAAACTCGGCGGTAGCTGCCTCGACGATCTCGCCGGCCCCTGGTGGGACGACCTGGCCCGGCACGCGCAGGAACGGCCGCTGGTCCTCGTACACGGCTGGTCCAAGCCGCTGAAGAGGCTCAGCGCCCGCTACCTCGAGCCGTCGGCGATCCTGCGCGACCGGTACGGCAACCAGAGCCGCTGGACGACGCCCGAGGTCATCGAGGACATCAAGACGGTCAGCGCCGAGCTGGGCGAGTCGGTCCTCGGACGGCTCGAACAGCGCGGGGTCACCGCGGAGCGGCTGCTCGGCAGCGACGGGCTCGTCAGCGCGGGCGAGGGCGAGCGCTGGTGGTGGCGGGACAAGCAGCTCGTCGAGCTGGAGAACCTCGTCGGCCCGATCACCGGCGTGGACCCCGCCGCGCTGAAGAACCTTCAGCCGGGCCACGCCTACCTCGTCACCCCGCTCGCCCGCAACGCGGCCGGGCAGGAGGTGAACACCGACGCCGACCGGGCCGCCGCCGCCCTCGCCGGCGCGACCGGCGCCACCGACCTGGTGCTCGTCACCGACGTGGCACACCTGCTGATCGACGGGGAACCGGTGCGCCGGATCACCGCGCGGGCCGCCGCCGAGTTCCGTGACAGGGGCGCGACCGGAGGCATGCGCAAGAAGCTCCGGGCCGCCGGCGAGGCTCTGGAGCAGGGCGTGGAGCGCGTCGTCATCGGCAGCGCCCCGGTCACCGACCTGCTGGCCGCCCGCACCGGCACCGTCATCACCCGAACGTGA
- a CDS encoding ScbA/BarX family gamma-butyrolactone biosynthesis protein, with the protein MFSVVTSTQPAFHDTEPTAKVGEYTHLRHRSAILVRGWRQERPDAFTVIARWPGHSGPGRYDPRLLAQTVRQSGLLVAHAAYGVPTGHQTLLSNLNITTEPDFQAFDASEFEVDITVTRSARRSASLGMEFRIRRDRATVCLADTEFGWVSPAAYRRMRGRHLTVDWGEWPLPEPIGRHLAGRADDNDVLLAAGSADHQWRLRNDVSNTLLFDHPVDHVPGLVLLEAAHQAARAAAGPTPLELTDIAIGYERYVEFDEPCWIDARQLPPLVPNRFAVAVTGRQGGEVAFQARLRGLRTPA; encoded by the coding sequence GTGTTCAGCGTCGTCACATCCACGCAGCCCGCGTTCCATGACACCGAACCCACAGCAAAAGTGGGGGAATACACGCATCTCAGACACAGATCGGCGATCCTCGTCAGAGGCTGGCGTCAGGAGAGACCGGACGCCTTCACGGTGATCGCCCGCTGGCCCGGGCACAGCGGCCCCGGCCGGTACGATCCCCGGCTCCTGGCGCAGACCGTCCGGCAGAGCGGACTCCTCGTCGCGCACGCCGCGTACGGTGTGCCGACCGGGCATCAGACGCTGTTGAGCAACCTCAACATCACGACCGAACCCGACTTCCAGGCCTTCGACGCCTCGGAGTTCGAGGTCGACATCACGGTCACCCGGTCCGCCAGGCGTTCCGCGAGCCTGGGCATGGAGTTCCGCATCCGGCGGGACCGCGCCACCGTGTGCCTGGCGGACACCGAGTTCGGCTGGGTGTCCCCCGCGGCCTATCGCCGGATGCGCGGCCGGCACCTCACCGTCGACTGGGGCGAGTGGCCCCTGCCGGAGCCCATCGGCCGCCACCTGGCCGGCAGGGCCGACGACAACGACGTTCTCCTGGCGGCCGGATCAGCCGACCATCAGTGGCGGCTGCGCAACGACGTCTCCAACACCCTGCTCTTCGACCACCCCGTCGACCACGTCCCCGGTCTCGTCCTCCTGGAAGCCGCGCACCAGGCCGCCCGCGCCGCCGCGGGCCCGACGCCCCTCGAACTCACCGACATCGCCATCGGCTACGAGCGGTACGTGGAGTTCGACGAGCCCTGCTGGATCGACGCCCGGCAGCTTCCGCCCCTGGTGCCCAACCGGTTCGCCGTCGCCGTCACCGGACGCCAGGGCGGAGAGGTCGCCTTCCAGGCGCGGCTGAGGGGCCTGCGGACGCCGGCATGA
- a CDS encoding acyl-CoA dehydrogenase family protein, whose amino-acid sequence MTTTTNAYDMSGDARGIRPAPAFPGIAARAADTDATGRIPAENWKELIDSGYLRLFHPPEIGGTGADGLTQADAMEALARACPGTYWAATVSALLCAKLISTYGDLRSHEPLLRSLLSGERLAAFAVVERTAGSDAGTYRTTVRHAGPAGDGFVINGEKSRITNAPIADVAVVLARRERIAGDDGPDWCLAFVDLHQPGVERYEIPHMGLRGMPWGGIVFTDARIAEADVVPVPFGELAEGMAWGWLKNSFAAIAVAESALAASVRHARERVSFGRPLAHMEGVQAQLAESRAQIDAARLLARRAMCERFAGRSARDLIAMLKIYATEMGVEVAARAVQIHGATGVTQGHEVERLYRDAQMNVIGGFTSNRLREQVAEGIGLGPAVYSAFDWVTPAGLGQDPAGLDGPYTAGAVS is encoded by the coding sequence ATGACCACCACGACGAACGCCTACGACATGAGCGGCGACGCGCGCGGCATCCGGCCGGCGCCCGCTTTCCCGGGCATCGCCGCCCGGGCCGCCGACACGGACGCGACGGGCCGTATACCGGCCGAGAACTGGAAGGAGCTGATCGACAGCGGTTACCTGCGGCTGTTCCACCCGCCGGAGATCGGCGGCACGGGCGCCGACGGCCTCACCCAGGCCGACGCCATGGAGGCGCTGGCCCGGGCGTGCCCCGGCACCTACTGGGCGGCGACCGTGTCCGCGCTGCTGTGCGCCAAGCTGATCTCCACCTACGGCGACCTCCGCAGCCACGAGCCGCTGCTGCGGTCCCTGCTGTCCGGGGAGCGACTGGCCGCCTTCGCGGTGGTGGAGCGTACGGCGGGCAGCGACGCGGGGACCTACCGCACCACGGTGCGGCACGCCGGGCCGGCCGGCGACGGCTTCGTCATCAACGGCGAGAAGTCCAGGATCACCAACGCGCCCATCGCCGACGTCGCCGTCGTGCTAGCCCGTCGGGAGCGCATCGCCGGGGACGACGGCCCCGACTGGTGCCTCGCCTTCGTGGACCTGCACCAACCCGGCGTCGAGCGGTACGAGATCCCCCACATGGGGCTGCGGGGCATGCCGTGGGGCGGGATCGTCTTCACCGACGCCCGCATCGCCGAGGCCGATGTGGTGCCCGTGCCGTTCGGGGAGCTGGCCGAGGGCATGGCATGGGGCTGGCTGAAGAACTCGTTCGCCGCCATCGCCGTCGCCGAGTCCGCACTGGCCGCCTCCGTACGGCACGCCCGGGAACGGGTCTCGTTCGGCCGGCCGCTCGCGCACATGGAGGGCGTGCAGGCCCAGCTCGCCGAGTCGCGCGCCCAGATCGACGCCGCCCGGCTGCTGGCCCGGCGGGCGATGTGCGAACGCTTCGCGGGCCGCTCGGCCCGGGATCTGATCGCCATGCTCAAGATCTACGCCACCGAGATGGGCGTCGAGGTCGCCGCACGGGCCGTGCAGATCCACGGGGCGACCGGTGTGACCCAGGGCCACGAGGTGGAACGCCTCTACCGTGACGCCCAGATGAACGTCATCGGCGGCTTCACCTCCAACCGGCTGCGGGAGCAGGTCGCCGAGGGCATCGGCCTGGGCCCGGCCGTCTACAGCGCCTTCGACTGGGTCACACCCGCCGGCCTCGGCCAGGACCCCGCCGGGCTCGACGGACCGTACACGGCAGGGGCGGTGTCATGA
- a CDS encoding type 1 glutamine amidotransferase, giving the protein MAKSRVLVVNNGTLSLKQLRKRFEELGSDTDAVDAASVPTRLDGRYQAIVLSGTKVRAYDRDHYEPLVDLVMTAGVPVFGICGGMQILAVAAGGRLAEGPQRVGGYEVQVDKEEPLFTHVKPTVTVFHRHTLYLREAPAGFRSIGRSEHAPVEFLRSDDGRILGSQAHLEFRSDGLEILRGFAQLYQ; this is encoded by the coding sequence GTGGCGAAGTCCCGTGTACTCGTGGTCAACAACGGAACCCTGTCGCTGAAGCAGCTCCGCAAGCGTTTCGAGGAGCTCGGCTCGGACACCGACGCGGTCGACGCAGCATCCGTGCCGACCCGGCTGGACGGCCGCTACCAGGCGATCGTCCTGAGCGGCACCAAGGTGCGGGCCTACGACCGCGACCACTACGAACCGCTGGTCGACCTGGTGATGACCGCCGGCGTCCCGGTCTTCGGGATCTGCGGCGGCATGCAGATCCTCGCGGTCGCGGCGGGCGGCCGACTCGCCGAGGGACCCCAGCGGGTCGGTGGCTACGAAGTGCAGGTCGACAAGGAGGAACCGCTCTTCACCCATGTGAAGCCGACGGTGACCGTCTTCCACCGGCACACCCTCTACCTCCGAGAAGCCCCCGCCGGTTTCCGCTCCATCGGCCGCTCCGAGCACGCGCCCGTGGAGTTCCTGCGCTCCGACGACGGCCGGATCCTCGGCTCGCAGGCGCACCTGGAGTTCCG